From the genome of Treponema peruense:
CGGCACGGTTGATTCTTTCGCCTGAGCTGAGCTTTTCAATGCTGCCCATAAGCTGGGAGTTTGAAACTCCGAGTGTTCTGTTTGCAAACATTGAACTCATGTTGTGATTAATAACCATAAAATTGTCCTCCATGATTCTGTACAAATGCATCATGCATTCGTCCTTTCCGTACGGGCAGTTACAGGTTTTTGCGCCCCCTGGAACCGTCTTAGACCCTTACGGCAGGAACCGTTATTCTTACCTTGATATGAATAACCGTCCACGCCGTTTACGTGATATGGAGAACTTTTGTCAAAGAGCATTCTGCAGATTGCAGTTACCATGTCTAAAAATCATGGTTGAATGCCGACTGAAAAAACGGATTGATTTGAAGAGGATTTTATGAAAAGCAATAAATCGTCCGCACAACCGGCAGAAAATAAAGCACACACTTTATTTTCTGCCGATAATTATACTACACTATTGAAGCAAAGACAAGACGCTCTGTGACTGGCTGTTGGCCTGTGCGAGCATAGCTGTTCCTGCCTGAGTGAGTACCTGGTTCTTGGTGAATTCAACCATCTGTGATGCCATGTCTGTATCGCGGATTCTTGATTCTGAAGCCTGTGTATTTTCGGCTGCAATATCAAGTCCCTTTACTGCATAGTCAAGACGGTTCTGGTATCCTCCAAGATCCGCACGCTGTTTGTTGATCTTCTTGAGAGCTTCGTCAAGCGTACCAATTGCGCGGTTGGCTTCATCCGGTGTCGCAATGCTCATGACTTCTTCAGTGCCTACGTTTCTCATTCCGAGGGCCTGTGCTGTCATGGTTCCAATGTAAACGCTCATTCTCTGATCCATGTTTGCGCCGATGTGGAGCCACATAGATGCAGTGGGAACGTTCTCTCCGGTTGCCTGTGCGAATCTTCCGGTAAGCATATTCATTCCGTTGAACTGAGCCTGTGATGCGATGCGGTCTACTTCCGCAACGAGCTGGCTTACTTCAACCTGAATCTGCATGCGGTCTTCGTCGCTGTAGATACCGTTTGAACTCTGAACGGCAAGTTCCCTGATGCGCTGAACGATGTCTGTAGTTTCCTGCAGATATCCTTCAGTTGTCTGGATAAAACTGATTCCGTTTGAAGCATTCTTTGATGCCTGATTCAAACCGCGTATCTGTGAGCGCATCTTTTCGGAAACTGCAAGTCCCGAGGCGTCGTCACCTGCACGGTTGATTCTTTCTCCTGAAGAGAGTTTTTCCATATCCTTCTGAAGAGATCCGTTTGTTACTCCCAGAGCGCGATTAGAAAACATTGCGGACATGTTGTGGTTGATAACCATAGTTTGTTCCTCCGTGGAATTGTAGAAAGACAGAATCCTTTCCGTCTTTTTGTAAAAGATTACATCTGAGTTACAAGGCTACATCTGCAATCTTTTACATGAAGAGTCTGACTGTTATCTTCATCGAAGTAGAGCGGTCA
Proteins encoded in this window:
- a CDS encoding flagellin N-terminal helical domain-containing protein; this encodes MVINHNMSAMFSNRALGVTNGSLQKDMEKLSSGERINRAGDDASGLAVSEKMRSQIRGLNQASKNASNGISFIQTTEGYLQETTDIVQRIRELAVQSSNGIYSDEDRMQIQVEVSQLVAEVDRIASQAQFNGMNMLTGRFAQATGENVPTASMWLHIGANMDQRMSVYIGTMTAQALGMRNVGTEEVMSIATPDEANRAIGTLDEALKKINKQRADLGGYQNRLDYAVKGLDIAAENTQASESRIRDTDMASQMVEFTKNQVLTQAGTAMLAQANSQSQSVLSLLQ